ATGATATCAAAGGAAATGCAATCGATATAAGATTATTGCTTAATGCTAAATTTAAAGATGATAAATAGCAACTTCTTAAATCTTCATACTCGCCTTTAGTCCCATCAATCCATAGGGGCCCTACAGTATGAATGACATGTTTAGCTTTTAAATTGAATCCTTTTGTGAGTTTTGATTCTCCAACATTGATTTTTCCTATTTTTTTGCGTGCTTCAAAAAGAGCTTCACCTGAAGTCTTATGAATTGCTAAATCAACACCAGTTCCAATTGCTACATCAGTATTTGCCGAGTTTACAATAGCATCGACCTTCATCAGACTTATATCTTTTCTTATGATTTGAAAAGGCATAATATCCTCCTTTTTATGTATCAAGTATAAATTATAATTTTGTATTTCAAAATATAAAATTTATATTTTTTTCAAAGATATTTATTCTAAATCTCTATATCCTCTAAAATTTCTTTAACTCTAGTATAAAAAATAAATTGTTGAATAGGTATATCATAATATTCCATCAATTTTTTTATAGAATATATCACGCCTCCAGATGAAAATCCTCCAACAAGATAAAGATCTTCTCTAAATTTATGTAGGGTCCTGTTACCAGCATTATTAGTGTTATTTGCTATTTTATCTAAAGTTCCATCCTTCCAAGGATTAAATAAATCTTTGGCTATATCATCCATTATTTTAGAATCCATGCTATCTAAAATATCAATAATATTTATCAGCATATTTTTATATGTGTCTTGTTTGTATTCATGATCCATGTTAATAAATTTAAATGAGTATAGTGGTTGCCCTTTATAGTCTTCGTATTCATCTTCCAATGTATGTTCTATAACATTTTCAAATCGAATGTCTTTCGAATTATGTTTTGGTGCTTTGAATAAAGAATTAATAATTGATGATAGTCTAATCGCTCTTTCTTCTATTTCGTTCTTGCTCCATTGGTTTTTATCTAAAACATCACTATTTAATCTATTTGCTTTAGAATGCTCTTTTAATACTACTTTTTTATCATCAAATGATTTATTTCCCATATTAGAGTTATAACCCGTTAGCGAAAGATTACCTAAAGTATGTAGATAAGTATCATGGATAACATTGTAATTATCTCCTAACATTTTAATCCACGAATTTTCTAATGTTTGTGGCATAATGTGCTCAACAGTTAAATTATCTGTCAGTAATATCTCTTTAGTTGTGTTTTCAACACTTGCAAGTAAAAATTTAACAAGTTTTCTTTGTTTATATAGTTCTGTTGATTTTAAATTTTTCAAAAATTGATTTTCGTTTGGAACTTCATCTTTTGTTTTTAATTCTTTCATGTAATAAGCAATTGAATCATAATATCTTTGTTTGTTTTGTTCGATTTTAAAAATACGGTTATATAAATTTAAATATAATCCACGAAGGGAATTTGATGAAGACCCGCAAACAAGACGTTTGATATGATAATTCAAGAAAAACTGTAATACCTTTACAACTTCATCTTCATTAATGATATGATTATCAAAGTCTTTAAACACTTGAATGAAGAAAGGATACATTGTGGTTTGTTCAATATATCTATATTGACTAAGTAGTTCTTTTATTTGTTCTGAATATCTATCTGATTTACTAGTTAAAGCATGATAAATAATCGCTATATCATTTAATTCAATAAGAATACTTTCTCTAGAATAATTATTTTCTCTAAATAATTCTGTAAAAAGATTATAAATTTCGGAATTATTAACTTTTCTTTGTAATTTATACAGCAAAAAATTAAACATAAAATCTTCAAGGTTTTCTCCTCCTAAAAGATTATATAAGGGTTTCCAATAATTTTTATACAAATAGTCTTGTTGTTTAACACTCATGAGCAAAAAATTTCTAATTAAATCCGCTTTTGATAATTCTAGTCCTGTCGAATTTATTGACTCAAATATTTCTTGTGGATCATCTACACCTTTATTTAATGATAATTCTATAATAGTTAACTTGTGTAATGCTTGAAAAAATCTAAGCATATCTTCTTGACTAGAAATTCTGTTTGATAACTTGCTCTTTATAATTGAATAATTCTTATAAAATCCTAATGATGAATTCAAATCTTCAATTTTTCCCAACATCAACAATTCAAATTCTTTTTGATCTTCTTCTGTAGGTATAAGTTTATTAATTTGTTTAAGCTCATTTGTATCGGTAAACAGGTATTTGTCATTAATTTGTTGTTTTAACTGAGCAAATCCTTTTTCATTAGCCATCATTTCCAAAGCTTTAAGAATAATAATCATGGTTGTAACACGTTGTTGTCCATCGATGAGTAAAGATATTTTCCTACTAATCAAATCCGTTTCATTCAAGTAAACAATAGTACCAGTAAAATGTTCTTTTTCTTTGCCCATAATTGCGAAGATATCTTCGATAAGTTGGTTACAATGTTTAGCTTGCCAATCATAAGTTCTCTGATATACTGGAACTTTATATTGTTGAAAATGTGCTCCTATAAGGCTCATCATATATGTTTTAGATGCTTGCATAATACACTCCTAATTTTATTTAATTTTTTTATCTTTGATCTAATTTTACTAAACCTTTTTGTTCTCTGAAGATACTAAAAATCTTATTTTTTCATAGATTTTGTTTAACCTTAAAACTATTAAATACTTATTATTAACTCATATAATATCAATTTTTGAAAACTCAATTGTATAAGTATCATCTTTGCATATTAATTGGTATAAATCTATCTTGTATTTCTTAGCATAGTTTTTAAATATTAAAATATCAGGATTAGATAATCTATGTCCTAAAAATATTTTTTTAATAGACTTTGTTGCAAAATTATTATCAGAATCTAGTTTGATAATACGCCACTCTCTTTCATTAATAAATTCAATATGCTTTGTTGTTAAAGTTTTAAGAATTTCTTCTTCTAAAAGTTTTTCTCCTTTTGCTTGATCATCTATAAAAGTCAATATGCTTTCTCTTTGTATAATTGGACGATTGACAGAATATGATATTTTATATAAGTCTCCTTTTACTTCCTTTTTCAAAATTTTATAATCATATTCTAAACATACACCTTTAAAATTGTTAGCATATAACGCCCACATATAATTTGATGTGTGGATTTCTGATAAGCAGCCTATTTTAAAAATAAACCCGTTAATTAATTGTTTAAGATGTTCGACTCCATCTTTATTGTCATTAATTATTTTTAATAATAGTTCATTATAATCGAATTTTTTCATTCTATCAATAACTTCAAGATCATCTGGAGTTGGTTCACTTCCAATAACTTCTGTAGATTTTAAAAGCAGCTCATCAAATAATTCGCTTTGATTAGTTCTCCCAAATTTCTCCAAAATTTTAAAATAATCGTTACTCAAGAATAAATCTATAAAATCATATCTATCTTCAGCTGTATCTGTTTTTTTATTTGAAAATGCTTTTACGTTTTTAGCTAAATCAATATATGATTTATCCCCTATTTTAGATCTTGAAGCAATTTCTCCAATGATAACTTTTTTCATCTCATCTAAATTAAAGCCAAATGAAGAATCATAAATATCATTGAAATTTTCAGGAGAACTTAAATAAATATATCCTCCTTCAAGTGATTTCTTAGCATTTTCAATACTTGTATACTTATATAATGTATTCATACACTCCTCTTTATTTATTTGAATCAAGATACTTCGAAATAACTTTTAATAAATAGTCACCAAAAATATCTATGTTTTCTTTTTTAAACCCATAAACTTTTAATAAAGTTTCTTTATTTGTCGGCTTCATCTTAGCAATATATGTAGCAACTTTGTCATCATAGACATCTGT
The sequence above is drawn from the Mariniplasma anaerobium genome and encodes:
- a CDS encoding DUF262 domain-containing protein; amino-acid sequence: MQASKTYMMSLIGAHFQQYKVPVYQRTYDWQAKHCNQLIEDIFAIMGKEKEHFTGTIVYLNETDLISRKISLLIDGQQRVTTMIIILKALEMMANEKGFAQLKQQINDKYLFTDTNELKQINKLIPTEEDQKEFELLMLGKIEDLNSSLGFYKNYSIIKSKLSNRISSQEDMLRFFQALHKLTIIELSLNKGVDDPQEIFESINSTGLELSKADLIRNFLLMSVKQQDYLYKNYWKPLYNLLGGENLEDFMFNFLLYKLQRKVNNSEIYNLFTELFRENNYSRESILIELNDIAIIYHALTSKSDRYSEQIKELLSQYRYIEQTTMYPFFIQVFKDFDNHIINEDEVVKVLQFFLNYHIKRLVCGSSSNSLRGLYLNLYNRIFKIEQNKQRYYDSIAYYMKELKTKDEVPNENQFLKNLKSTELYKQRKLVKFLLASVENTTKEILLTDNLTVEHIMPQTLENSWIKMLGDNYNVIHDTYLHTLGNLSLTGYNSNMGNKSFDDKKVVLKEHSKANRLNSDVLDKNQWSKNEIEERAIRLSSIINSLFKAPKHNSKDIRFENVIEHTLEDEYEDYKGQPLYSFKFINMDHEYKQDTYKNMLINIIDILDSMDSKIMDDIAKDLFNPWKDGTLDKIANNTNNAGNRTLHKFREDLYLVGGFSSGGVIYSIKKLMEYYDIPIQQFIFYTRVKEILEDIEI
- a CDS encoding DUF2971 domain-containing protein, coding for MNTLYKYTSIENAKKSLEGGYIYLSSPENFNDIYDSSFGFNLDEMKKVIIGEIASRSKIGDKSYIDLAKNVKAFSNKKTDTAEDRYDFIDLFLSNDYFKILEKFGRTNQSELFDELLLKSTEVIGSEPTPDDLEVIDRMKKFDYNELLLKIINDNKDGVEHLKQLINGFIFKIGCLSEIHTSNYMWALYANNFKGVCLEYDYKILKKEVKGDLYKISYSVNRPIIQRESILTFIDDQAKGEKLLEEEILKTLTTKHIEFINEREWRIIKLDSDNNFATKSIKKIFLGHRLSNPDILIFKNYAKKYKIDLYQLICKDDTYTIEFSKIDII